The Kitasatospora sp. NBC_00374 genome has a segment encoding these proteins:
- a CDS encoding dihydrolipoamide acetyltransferase family protein, producing the protein MTTEVRSLREFKMPDVGEGLTEAEILTWFVKPGDTVTDGQVVCEVETAKAAVELPIPFTGTVEQLFFPEGTTVDVGTSIISVAVAGAAPAEPAAPAAAAPVAAPAAGGAEAAVPERREVLVGYGPRTGGTQRRARRAPAAPARPVAAPAPVVPVPVPVAVPVQAAAPVVEGDRPLAKPPVRKLAKDLGIDLRTIVATGPGGVITREDVHSAVAPVAVPAEAPVFAAEPQPVAAAVTTGAGDVRIPVKGVRKATAAAMVSSAFTAPHVTEFVQVDVTRTMKLVRKLKETGELGQGVRVSPLLLVAKALLTAVRRYPEVNASWDEAAQEIVLKGQVNLGIAAATPRGLIVPNIKDAGSQTLPQLAVSLGDLIDTARQGKTSPADMQGGSITITNVGVFGVDTGTPILNPGEAAILAFGAVRELPWVHKGKVVPRQVTTLALSFDHRLVDGELGSKVLADTAAILERPKRLITWG; encoded by the coding sequence GTGACCACCGAAGTTCGCTCGCTCCGCGAGTTCAAGATGCCCGACGTCGGCGAAGGCCTGACCGAGGCCGAGATCCTCACCTGGTTCGTCAAGCCCGGTGACACCGTGACGGACGGCCAGGTCGTCTGTGAGGTCGAGACCGCGAAGGCCGCGGTCGAGCTGCCGATCCCGTTCACGGGCACGGTCGAGCAGCTGTTCTTCCCCGAGGGGACGACGGTCGACGTCGGCACCTCGATCATCTCGGTGGCGGTCGCCGGCGCGGCCCCGGCCGAGCCCGCCGCCCCGGCCGCTGCCGCACCCGTCGCCGCCCCCGCCGCCGGCGGGGCCGAGGCGGCCGTGCCGGAGCGCCGCGAGGTGCTCGTCGGGTACGGGCCGCGGACGGGCGGCACACAGCGCCGGGCGCGTCGTGCGCCGGCTGCGCCGGCCCGGCCCGTGGCGGCGCCGGCTCCCGTCGTCCCCGTCCCGGTGCCGGTCGCGGTGCCGGTGCAGGCCGCCGCTCCCGTCGTCGAGGGCGACCGTCCGCTGGCCAAGCCGCCGGTCCGCAAGCTCGCCAAGGACCTCGGCATCGACCTGCGCACGATCGTGGCGACCGGCCCCGGCGGGGTGATCACCCGTGAGGACGTGCACTCCGCCGTCGCGCCGGTGGCCGTCCCGGCCGAGGCTCCGGTGTTCGCGGCCGAGCCGCAGCCGGTCGCCGCGGCGGTCACCACCGGCGCCGGCGATGTGCGGATCCCGGTCAAGGGCGTCCGCAAGGCCACGGCCGCGGCGATGGTCTCCTCGGCCTTCACCGCCCCGCACGTGACCGAGTTCGTCCAGGTCGACGTGACCCGGACGATGAAGCTGGTACGCAAGCTCAAGGAGACCGGCGAGCTGGGCCAGGGCGTGCGGGTCAGCCCGCTGCTGCTGGTCGCCAAGGCGCTGCTGACGGCCGTCCGCCGCTACCCGGAGGTCAACGCCAGCTGGGACGAGGCGGCCCAGGAGATCGTCCTCAAGGGCCAGGTCAACCTCGGCATCGCGGCCGCCACCCCGCGCGGGCTGATCGTCCCGAACATCAAGGACGCCGGCTCCCAGACCCTGCCCCAGCTGGCGGTCTCGCTCGGCGACCTGATCGACACCGCCCGCCAGGGCAAGACCTCCCCGGCGGACATGCAGGGCGGCTCGATCACCATCACCAACGTCGGCGTCTTCGGCGTCGACACCGGCACCCCGATCCTCAACCCCGGCGAGGCCGCCATTCTGGCCTTCGGCGCGGTCCGGGAGCTGCCGTGGGTGCACAAGGGCAAGGTGGTGCCCCGCCAGGTCACCACGTTGGCCCTGTCCTTCGACCACCGCCTGGTCGACGGCGAGCTCGGTTCCAAGGTCCTCGCGGACACCGCGGCGATCCTGGAGCGGCCGAAGCGCCTCATCACCTGGGGCTGA
- a CDS encoding alpha-ketoacid dehydrogenase subunit beta, which translates to MAGQLSIAKALNEALRKSLENDPKTLLMGEDIGKLGGVFRITDGLQKDFGEDRVIDTPLAESGIVGTAIGLALRGYRPVVEIQFDGFVYPAFDQIVTQLAKMHARALGHVKMPVTIRIPYGGGIGAVEHHSESHEAYFAHTAGLRVVSPSNADDAHWMLRQAIESDDPVIFLEPKRRYWDKGEVQDAPTTDLYSARIARPGTDATLIAYGPMVKVCHEAAAAAAEDGRSLEVVDLRSLSPIDFATVEASVRRTGRGIVVHEAPVFLGLGAELAARLTETCFYHLEAPILRVGGYHAPYPPSRVEEQYLPDLDRVLDAVDRALAY; encoded by the coding sequence ATGGCAGGTCAGCTCAGCATCGCCAAGGCGCTCAACGAGGCGCTGCGCAAGTCGCTCGAGAACGACCCGAAGACCCTGCTCATGGGCGAGGACATCGGCAAGCTCGGCGGTGTCTTCCGGATCACCGACGGTCTGCAGAAGGACTTCGGCGAGGACCGGGTGATCGACACCCCGCTCGCCGAGTCCGGCATCGTCGGTACCGCGATCGGTCTCGCGCTGCGCGGCTACCGCCCGGTGGTGGAGATCCAGTTCGACGGCTTCGTCTACCCGGCCTTCGACCAGATCGTCACCCAGCTGGCCAAGATGCACGCCCGCGCGCTCGGCCACGTGAAGATGCCGGTCACCATCCGGATCCCGTACGGCGGCGGCATCGGCGCGGTCGAGCACCACAGCGAGTCGCACGAGGCGTACTTCGCGCACACCGCCGGCCTGCGGGTGGTCAGCCCGTCCAACGCCGACGACGCGCACTGGATGCTCCGGCAGGCCATCGAGTCGGACGACCCGGTGATCTTCCTGGAGCCCAAGCGCCGCTACTGGGACAAGGGCGAGGTGCAGGACGCGCCCACCACGGACCTGTACTCGGCGCGGATCGCCCGGCCGGGCACCGACGCGACGCTGATCGCGTACGGGCCGATGGTCAAGGTCTGCCACGAGGCCGCCGCGGCGGCCGCCGAGGACGGCCGCAGCCTGGAGGTCGTGGACCTGCGCTCGCTGTCGCCGATCGACTTCGCCACCGTCGAGGCGTCGGTGCGGCGCACCGGGCGTGGCATCGTGGTGCACGAGGCCCCGGTCTTCCTGGGCCTCGGCGCCGAGCTGGCCGCCCGGCTCACCGAGACCTGCTTCTACCACCTGGAGGCGCCGATCCTGCGGGTCGGCGGCTACCACGCCCCGTACCCGCCGTCGCGGGTCGAGGAGCAGTACCTGCCGGACCTGGACCGGGTGCTGGACGCCGTCGACCGCGCCCTGGCGTACTGA
- the pdhA gene encoding pyruvate dehydrogenase (acetyl-transferring) E1 component subunit alpha has translation MTVKSTARARKKAAPGVPDNLRTGTDAPPELVQLLTPEGERVEHPEFPLETTPEELRSLYRDLVLVRRFDAEATSLQRQGELGLWASLLGQEAAQVGSGRAMRPGDYAFPTYREHGVAWCRDVDPLNLLGMFRGVNHGGWDPNEKNFHLYTIVIGSQTLHATGYAMGITKDGADDAVIAYFGDGASSQGDVNEAFTFASVYNAPVVFFCQNNQWAISEPTTTQTKIPLYRRASGFGFPGVRVDGNDVLACLAVTRWALDRARTGAGPVLIEAFTYRMGAHTTSDDPTRYRLTEETEAWKAKDPILRLKAYLDKEGLADEAFFADVEAQSEKLGLRVREGVRSMPDPDPTLIFDHVYAEPHTLVAEERAEYEAYAASFEGGENL, from the coding sequence GTGACCGTCAAAAGCACGGCGAGGGCGCGCAAGAAGGCTGCCCCCGGCGTCCCTGACAACCTCCGCACGGGTACCGACGCCCCGCCGGAGCTCGTCCAGCTGCTCACGCCGGAAGGCGAGCGGGTCGAGCACCCCGAGTTCCCGCTGGAGACCACCCCGGAGGAGCTGCGCTCCCTCTACCGCGATCTGGTACTGGTCCGGCGCTTCGACGCCGAGGCCACCTCGCTGCAGCGGCAGGGCGAGCTGGGCCTGTGGGCCTCGCTGCTCGGCCAGGAGGCCGCCCAGGTCGGCTCCGGCCGCGCGATGCGGCCGGGCGACTACGCCTTCCCGACCTACCGGGAGCACGGCGTGGCCTGGTGCCGGGACGTGGACCCGCTGAACCTGCTCGGCATGTTCCGCGGCGTGAACCACGGCGGCTGGGACCCGAACGAGAAGAACTTCCACCTTTACACCATCGTGATCGGCTCGCAGACCCTGCACGCCACCGGTTACGCGATGGGCATCACCAAGGACGGCGCGGACGACGCGGTGATCGCGTACTTCGGTGACGGCGCCTCCAGCCAGGGCGACGTCAACGAGGCGTTCACCTTCGCCTCGGTCTACAACGCGCCGGTGGTGTTCTTCTGCCAGAACAACCAGTGGGCGATCTCCGAGCCGACCACCACCCAGACCAAGATCCCGCTCTACCGCCGCGCCTCCGGCTTCGGCTTCCCCGGCGTGCGGGTCGACGGCAACGACGTGCTGGCCTGCCTCGCGGTCACCCGCTGGGCGCTGGACCGCGCCCGGACCGGCGCCGGTCCGGTGCTGATCGAGGCGTTCACCTACCGGATGGGCGCGCACACCACCTCCGACGACCCGACCCGCTACCGGCTCACCGAGGAGACCGAGGCCTGGAAGGCCAAGGACCCGATCCTGCGGCTGAAGGCCTACCTCGACAAGGAGGGCCTCGCCGACGAGGCGTTCTTCGCCGACGTCGAGGCCCAGAGCGAGAAGCTGGGCCTGCGGGTGCGCGAGGGCGTGCGCAGCATGCCGGACCCGGACCCGACCCTGATCTTCGACCACGTGTACGCCGAGCCGCACACACTGGTAGCCGAGGAACGGGCCGAGTACGAGGCGTACGCGGCCTCCTTCGAGGGTGGGGAGAACCTCTGA